The Euphorbia lathyris chromosome 3, ddEupLath1.1, whole genome shotgun sequence genome contains a region encoding:
- the LOC136223267 gene encoding protein CYSTEINE-RICH TRANSMEMBRANE MODULE 6-like, producing MTQYNHQQAADVSPPPPTSYPPQQQQGPFVAPPPVGYPMKNSHHDQAAPVSETKQRGFKKGCCAGLCCCCLLDACF from the exons ATGACTCAGTATAATCATCAACAAGCTGCAG ATGTTTCTCCTCCACCGCCGACTTCCTATCCGCCGCAACAGCAACAAGGTCCTTTTGTTGCTCCGCCGCCGGTTGGTTACCCTATGAAAAATAGCCACCATGATCAAGCTGCTCCTGTTTCTGAAACTAAGCAGAGGGGATTTAAGAAAGGATG TTGTGCTGGCTTATGTTGCTGCTGTCTTCTGGATGCTTGCTTTTGA